Proteins from a genomic interval of Neisseria arctica:
- the rplE gene encoding 50S ribosomal protein L5: MARLKEFYTSTVVPELIKQFGYKSIMEVPRIEKITLNMGVGEAVTDKKVMEHAVSDLEKIAGQKPVVTVARKSIAGFKIRDNYPVGCKVTLRRDQMFEFLDRLVTIALPRVRDFRGVSGKSFDGRGNYNMGVREQIIFPEIEYDKIDALRGLNITITTTAKTDEEAKALLSLFKFPFKG, encoded by the coding sequence ATGGCACGTTTGAAAGAATTTTATACAAGCACTGTTGTACCTGAATTGATTAAGCAGTTTGGCTATAAATCAATTATGGAAGTGCCTCGTATTGAAAAAATCACCTTAAATATGGGTGTTGGTGAGGCGGTTACAGATAAAAAAGTAATGGAGCATGCCGTTTCTGATTTGGAAAAAATTGCAGGTCAGAAGCCAGTAGTAACTGTTGCTCGCAAATCAATTGCAGGCTTCAAAATCCGTGATAACTATCCAGTTGGATGTAAAGTAACTCTACGTCGTGACCAAATGTTTGAATTTTTGGATCGCTTGGTGACTATTGCTCTGCCTCGTGTACGTGATTTTCGTGGTGTAAGCGGTAAATCATTTGATGGTCGTGGTAATTACAACATGGGTGTTCGTGAGCAAATCATTTTTCCAGAAATTGAATACGATAAAATTGATGCTTTGCGCGGTTTGAATATTACCATCACTACTACGGCTAAGACCGATGAAGAAGCAAAAGCATTGCTGTCACTATTTAAGTTTCCGTTTAAAGGATAA
- the rplX gene encoding 50S ribosomal protein L24: MNKIIKGDQVVVIAGKNKGKQGQVVRVLGEKVVVQGVNTVKRHQKPNPMRGVEGGIVAKDMPLAISNVAIFNPETKKADRVGIKLVESEGKVKRIRVFKSNGAEIGA, translated from the coding sequence ATGAATAAGATTATTAAAGGTGATCAAGTTGTCGTGATTGCCGGTAAAAATAAAGGCAAGCAAGGTCAAGTTGTCCGTGTTTTAGGTGAGAAAGTGGTGGTTCAGGGTGTAAACACTGTTAAACGTCATCAAAAGCCTAATCCTATGCGTGGTGTTGAAGGTGGTATTGTTGCTAAAGATATGCCTTTGGCAATTTCGAATGTGGCCATCTTTAATCCTGAAACTAAAAAAGCGGATCGTGTTGGCATTAAATTGGTTGAAAGCGAAGGCAAAGTAAAACGCATTCGTGTATTCAAATCCAATGGTGCGGAAATCGGTGCGTAA
- the rplN gene encoding 50S ribosomal protein L14, whose product MIQMQTILDVADNSGARRVMCIKVLGGSKRRYASVGDIIKVAVKDAAPRGRVKKGDVYNAVVVRTAKGVRRPDGALIKFDNNAAVLLNNKLEPLGTRIFGPVTRELRTERFMKIVSLAPEVL is encoded by the coding sequence ATGATTCAGATGCAGACCATCTTGGATGTGGCTGACAACTCTGGTGCGCGTCGCGTTATGTGCATTAAGGTGTTAGGCGGATCTAAGCGTCGCTATGCTTCGGTTGGCGACATTATTAAAGTGGCCGTAAAGGATGCGGCGCCACGTGGCCGTGTTAAAAAAGGCGATGTGTACAATGCTGTAGTTGTTCGTACTGCAAAAGGTGTTCGTCGTCCTGATGGGGCGTTAATTAAATTTGACAACAATGCTGCAGTATTGTTGAACAATAAGTTGGAGCCTTTGGGTACACGTATTTTTGGCCCGGTTACCCGTGAATTGCGTACTGAGCGATTCATGAAAATCGTTTCATTGGCACCCGAAGTTTTATAA
- the rpsQ gene encoding 30S ribosomal protein S17, translating to MSEVKNVRTLQGKVVSDKMDKTVTVLVERKVKHPLYGKIIRRSTKIHAHDEQNQYGIGDVVVISETRPLSKTKSWVVTELVEKARTV from the coding sequence ATGAGCGAAGTTAAGAATGTTCGTACTTTGCAAGGCAAAGTGGTTAGCGATAAGATGGATAAAACAGTAACTGTATTGGTGGAGCGTAAAGTGAAGCATCCCTTATATGGTAAAATTATCCGTCGTTCTACCAAAATTCATGCTCATGATGAGCAGAATCAATATGGTATTGGTGATGTGGTGGTTATTTCTGAAACTCGCCCGTTGTCAAAGACCAAATCGTGGGTTGTTACCGAATTGGTAGAAAAAGCACGTACTGTTTAA
- the rpmC gene encoding 50S ribosomal protein L29 — translation MKANELKDKSVEQLNADLLDLLKAQFGLRMQHATGQLAKTSELKKVRRNIARIKTVLTEKGAK, via the coding sequence ATGAAAGCCAATGAATTGAAAGACAAATCTGTTGAGCAATTGAATGCTGATCTGCTTGACTTGCTGAAAGCACAGTTTGGCCTGCGTATGCAGCATGCAACTGGCCAGTTGGCAAAAACCAGCGAGTTGAAAAAAGTACGCCGTAACATTGCTCGTATTAAAACCGTTTTAACTGAAAAAGGTGCCAAGTAA
- the rplP gene encoding 50S ribosomal protein L16, whose amino-acid sequence MLQPTRMKYRKQHKGRNTGVATRGNKVSFGEFGLKAVGRGRLTARQIEAARRTMTRHIKRGGRIWIRVFPDKPITEKPIQVRMGGGKGSVEYYVAEIKPGKVLYEMDGVPEALAREAFELAAAKLPIPTVFVVRQVGQ is encoded by the coding sequence ATGCTGCAGCCAACTAGAATGAAATACCGCAAGCAGCATAAAGGCCGTAATACAGGTGTTGCTACACGCGGTAATAAAGTTAGCTTTGGTGAATTTGGTCTGAAGGCTGTTGGTCGTGGTCGTTTGACTGCACGTCAGATTGAAGCTGCACGTCGTACTATGACGCGCCACATTAAACGTGGTGGCCGTATTTGGATTCGTGTTTTCCCAGACAAGCCAATTACTGAAAAACCAATCCAGGTCCGTATGGGTGGCGGTAAAGGTTCCGTTGAGTATTATGTTGCTGAAATTAAACCAGGCAAAGTATTATACGAAATGGATGGCGTGCCGGAAGCGTTGGCTCGTGAAGCTTTTGAGCTAGCGGCTGCCAAGTTGCCGATTCCGACTGTATTTGTAGTAAGACAGGTAGGTCAATAA
- the rpsC gene encoding 30S ribosomal protein S3, whose amino-acid sequence MGQKINPTGFRLAVTKDWSSKWFAKSNEFSTVLKQDIDVRNYLRKRLANASVGRVVIERPAKSARITIHSARPGVVIGKKGEDIEVLKRDLQALMGVPVHVNIEEIRKPELDAQIIADGIAQQLEKRVQFRRAMKRAMQNAMRVGAKGIKIMTSGRLNGADIARSEWYREGRVPLHTLRANVDYATSEAHTTYGVLGLKVWVYTGEGNEKAQAKPEQEKKQRKAGGRHAAAN is encoded by the coding sequence ATGGGACAAAAGATTAACCCTACCGGTTTTCGCTTGGCGGTAACAAAAGACTGGTCTTCTAAGTGGTTTGCCAAAAGTAACGAATTTTCTACTGTCTTGAAGCAAGACATTGATGTTCGCAATTATTTGCGCAAGCGTCTGGCTAATGCATCCGTTGGTCGTGTTGTAATTGAGCGCCCTGCTAAGTCGGCTCGTATTACCATCCATTCAGCTCGCCCGGGTGTAGTAATTGGTAAAAAAGGTGAGGATATTGAAGTGTTGAAGCGTGATCTGCAGGCACTTATGGGTGTTCCTGTTCACGTAAACATTGAAGAGATTCGTAAACCTGAGTTAGATGCTCAAATTATTGCAGATGGCATTGCCCAGCAACTGGAAAAACGTGTTCAATTCCGCCGTGCTATGAAACGTGCAATGCAAAATGCAATGCGTGTTGGTGCTAAAGGTATCAAGATTATGACCTCTGGTCGTCTGAATGGTGCTGATATTGCTCGTAGTGAGTGGTATCGTGAAGGACGTGTGCCGTTGCATACTTTGCGTGCAAACGTGGATTATGCAACTAGCGAAGCGCATACTACTTACGGTGTTTTGGGTTTGAAAGTTTGGGTTTATACTGGCGAAGGTAATGAGAAAGCCCAAGCTAAGCCTGAGCAAGAGAAGAAACAAAGAAAGGCAGGTGGTCGTCATGCTGCAGCCAACTAG
- the rplV gene encoding 50S ribosomal protein L22 → MRVSAQHKNARISAQKARLVADLIRGKDVAQALNILAFSPKKGAELVKKVLESAIANAEHNEGADIDELKVVTVFVDKGPSLKRFQARAKGRGNRIEKQTCHINVTVGN, encoded by the coding sequence ATGAGAGTAAGTGCACAACATAAAAACGCCCGCATTTCTGCACAAAAAGCACGCTTGGTTGCAGATTTAATTCGCGGTAAAGATGTTGCCCAAGCCTTGAATATCTTGGCATTCAGCCCGAAAAAAGGCGCTGAGTTAGTTAAAAAAGTGCTGGAATCGGCTATTGCAAATGCCGAACATAATGAAGGTGCTGATATTGACGAATTGAAAGTTGTAACAGTATTTGTGGACAAGGGTCCCAGTCTGAAACGCTTCCAAGCTCGTGCCAAAGGTCGCGGTAACCGCATTGAAAAACAAACTTGTCATATCAATGTGACAGTTGGCAACTAA
- the rpsS gene encoding 30S ribosomal protein S19 gives MARSLKKGPYVDLHLLKKVDAARASNDKRPIKTWSRRSTILPDFIGLTIAVHNGRTHVPVFISDNMVGHKLGEFSLTRTFKGHLADKKAKKK, from the coding sequence ATGGCTCGTTCATTAAAAAAAGGCCCATATGTAGACCTGCATTTGCTGAAAAAAGTAGATGCTGCTCGTGCAAGCAACGACAAGCGTCCAATTAAAACTTGGTCGCGCCGTTCTACCATTTTGCCCGATTTTATCGGCTTGACCATCGCTGTTCACAATGGCCGTACACATGTGCCTGTATTTATCAGCGACAATATGGTTGGTCATAAGTTGGGTGAGTTCTCATTGACCCGTACCTTTAAAGGCCACTTGGCTGATAAAAAGGCTAAAAAGAAATAA
- the rplB gene encoding 50S ribosomal protein L2 → MAIVKMKPTSAGRRGMVRVTAEGLHKGAPYAPLVEKKNSTAGRNNNGHITTRHKGGGHKHHYRVVDFKRNKDGIPAKVERIEYDPNRTAFIALLCYADGERRYIIAPRGIQAGAVLLSGSEAAIKSGNTLPIRNIPVGTTIHCIEMKPGKGAQIARSAGASAVLLAKEGVYAQVRLRSGEVRKIHVDCRATIGEVGNEEQSLKKIGKAGANRWRGIRPTVRGVVMNPVDHPHGGGEGRTGEAREPVSPWGTPSKGYRTRNNKRTDNMIVRRRYSNKG, encoded by the coding sequence ATGGCTATTGTAAAAATGAAGCCTACCTCTGCTGGTCGTCGCGGCATGGTTCGCGTTACTGCGGAAGGTTTGCACAAAGGTGCACCTTATGCACCACTGGTTGAAAAGAAAAATTCAACTGCCGGCCGCAACAATAACGGTCATATCACAACTCGTCATAAAGGTGGTGGCCATAAACACCATTACCGCGTAGTGGATTTCAAACGTAACAAAGACGGTATCCCGGCTAAAGTTGAACGTATTGAATATGATCCAAACCGCACTGCATTCATCGCTCTGCTGTGCTATGCCGATGGTGAACGCCGTTACATTATTGCGCCTCGCGGCATTCAGGCTGGTGCAGTATTGCTCTCAGGTTCTGAGGCTGCTATCAAATCAGGTAATACTTTGCCGATTCGCAATATCCCGGTTGGTACCACCATCCACTGTATTGAAATGAAGCCTGGTAAAGGTGCGCAAATCGCGCGTTCTGCTGGTGCGTCTGCCGTATTGTTGGCTAAAGAAGGTGTGTATGCACAAGTGCGTTTGCGTTCTGGCGAAGTGCGTAAAATCCACGTTGATTGCCGTGCCACTATTGGTGAAGTAGGTAATGAAGAGCAAAGCCTGAAGAAAATCGGTAAGGCTGGTGCCAACCGTTGGCGTGGTATTCGCCCGACTGTTCGCGGTGTTGTAATGAACCCGGTTGATCACCCGCATGGTGGTGGTGAGGGTCGTACTGGCGAAGCTCGTGAACCGGTTAGCCCATGGGGTACGCCTTCTAAAGGTTACCGTACTCGTAACAATAAACGCACGGATAATATGATTGTCCGCCGCCGTTATTCAAATAAAGGTTAA
- the rplW gene encoding 50S ribosomal protein L23, producing the protein MNQQRLMQVILAPVVSEKSNLLAEKRNQMTFKVLPNATKQEIKAAVELLFGVEVAAVTTVTTKGKVKRFGRTIGRRSDVKKAYVSLAAGQSLDLEAAAAAADKE; encoded by the coding sequence ATGAACCAACAACGCCTGATGCAAGTAATTTTGGCTCCTGTTGTTTCTGAAAAGAGCAACCTGCTGGCCGAGAAACGTAACCAAATGACTTTCAAAGTGTTGCCTAATGCAACTAAGCAAGAAATTAAAGCTGCTGTTGAATTGTTGTTTGGTGTTGAAGTTGCTGCCGTTACTACCGTTACTACAAAAGGTAAGGTAAAACGCTTCGGCCGTACTATTGGTCGTCGCAGCGATGTGAAAAAAGCTTATGTGAGCTTGGCTGCCGGCCAATCGCTGGACTTGGAAGCCGCTGCTGCAGCTGCAGATAAGGAATAA
- the rplD gene encoding 50S ribosomal protein L4 has translation MELKVIDAKGQVSGSLTASDALFAREYNEALVHQLVTAFLANARSGNRAQKTRAEVKHSTKKPWRQKGTGRARSGMTSSPLWRSGGRAFPNKPSENFTQKVNRKMYRAGMAAILSQLVRDERLFVIDELSAATPKTKEFAEQVKNLGLEQVLFITKQLDENVYLSSRNLPNVLVLEAQQADPYSLLRYKKVVITKEAVAQLEEQWV, from the coding sequence GCAGTCTGACTGCTTCTGATGCTTTGTTTGCCCGTGAATACAACGAAGCATTGGTTCATCAGCTGGTAACTGCTTTTTTGGCAAATGCTCGCTCAGGTAACCGTGCCCAAAAAACACGTGCAGAAGTAAAACACTCTACTAAAAAACCATGGCGCCAAAAAGGTACTGGTCGTGCACGTTCCGGTATGACTTCTTCTCCGCTGTGGCGTAGTGGTGGTCGTGCGTTCCCGAATAAGCCGTCTGAAAACTTCACTCAAAAAGTAAACCGTAAAATGTACCGTGCCGGTATGGCTGCTATTTTGTCTCAGCTGGTACGTGACGAGCGTTTATTTGTGATTGACGAATTGTCTGCCGCAACCCCTAAAACCAAAGAGTTTGCCGAACAAGTGAAAAATTTGGGTTTGGAGCAAGTATTGTTCATTACCAAGCAATTGGATGAAAACGTATACCTGTCTTCACGCAATTTGCCGAATGTATTGGTTTTGGAAGCTCAGCAAGCTGATCCTTACAGCCTGTTGCGCTACAAAAAAGTTGTGATCACTAAAGAAGCGGTTGCACAACTGGAGGAGCAATGGGTATGA